One part of the [Pantoea] beijingensis genome encodes these proteins:
- a CDS encoding TerC family protein: MNTVGTPLLWGSFAVVVAIMLAIDLFLQGRRGSHTMSLRQAAIWSLVWVSLSLLFSAAFWWYLDDSLGREVANSQTMAFLTGYVLEKALAVDNVFVWLMLFSYFSVPPNLQRRVLIYGVLGAIVLRTVMIFAGSWLVTQFSWILYLFGAFLLFTGIKMALAKENEEGTIGDKPIVRWLRSHLRMTENMDGEKFFTRQNGILFATPLLLVLIMVELSDVIFAVDSIPAIFAVTTDPFIVLTSNLFAILGLRAMYFLLANVAERFTMLKYGLSIVLVFIGVKMLIVDFWHIPVSVSLGVIGSILGLTLLINAWVNHRNDRTASSR; encoded by the coding sequence ATGAATACTGTAGGCACACCGTTACTCTGGGGCAGTTTTGCCGTCGTCGTCGCAATTATGCTGGCGATCGATCTTTTTCTGCAGGGCCGTCGTGGTTCGCATACCATGTCACTCAGGCAGGCCGCCATTTGGTCGCTGGTTTGGGTTTCTCTCTCACTGCTGTTTAGTGCCGCATTTTGGTGGTATCTCGATGATAGCCTTGGACGCGAAGTCGCCAACTCGCAAACCATGGCTTTCCTGACCGGCTACGTGCTTGAAAAAGCGCTGGCCGTAGACAATGTTTTCGTCTGGCTTATGCTGTTCAGCTATTTTTCTGTTCCCCCCAACCTGCAGCGCCGCGTATTAATCTATGGCGTATTAGGTGCGATCGTTCTGCGCACGGTGATGATTTTTGCCGGTAGCTGGCTGGTGACCCAATTTAGCTGGATCCTCTATCTGTTCGGTGCATTTCTGCTTTTCACCGGTATCAAAATGGCGCTGGCGAAAGAAAATGAAGAGGGTACGATCGGCGATAAACCCATAGTTCGCTGGTTACGCAGCCATCTGCGGATGACCGAAAACATGGACGGTGAAAAATTCTTCACACGGCAAAACGGCATTCTGTTCGCGACGCCTTTGTTATTAGTGCTCATCATGGTTGAACTGAGCGATGTCATTTTCGCGGTTGACAGCATCCCGGCTATTTTTGCCGTCACCACCGACCCTTTCATCGTTTTAACCTCAAACCTATTCGCTATTCTTGGCCTGCGTGCTATGTATTTTCTGCTGGCTAACGTAGCCGAACGTTTCACCATGCTGAAATACGGACTTTCCATCGTGCTGGTATTTATCGGCGTGAAAATGCTGATTGTTGATTTCTGGCATATTCCCGTGTCGGTTTCACTGGGCGTGATCGGCAGTATTCTGGGACTGACCCTGCTTATTAACGCATGGGTAAATCACAGGAACGATCGTACGGCATCCTCACGCTAA
- the sstT gene encoding serine/threonine transporter SstT: MEKKPSGLIGRLLGGSLVTQIMIGLVAGVLLAWLSKETAVTVGLLGSLFVSALKAVAPLLVLVLVIASIANHRHGQKTNIRPIVALYLLSTFFAAVVAVVFSHLVPQTLTLDATNTDITPPSGIVEVLRGLLMSMVANPITALMEANYIGILVWGIGLGLAFRHSSETTKNLLNDASNAVTWVVRIVIRCAPIGIFGLVASILASTGFNVLWSYAHLLTLLIGCMLLMALVFNPMLVFWKTRRNPYPLVFTCLRESGVTAFFTRSSAANIPVNMALAKRMNLDEDTYSVSIPLGATISMAGASITITVLTLAAVNTLGISIDVPTAILLSLVASLCACGASGVAGGSLLLIPVACNMFGIPNDVAMQVVAVGFIIGVLQDSAETALNSSTDILFTAAVCLAEENRLAEKA, from the coding sequence ATGGAAAAGAAGCCTTCAGGGTTGATCGGCCGACTTCTGGGTGGCAGCCTGGTAACACAAATCATGATTGGTTTAGTTGCCGGCGTGCTGTTAGCCTGGCTATCAAAAGAGACAGCGGTTACCGTCGGGTTGCTGGGCTCGTTGTTCGTTAGTGCACTGAAAGCGGTGGCGCCGCTGCTGGTTTTGGTGCTGGTTATTGCGTCCATTGCCAACCACCGGCACGGACAGAAAACAAATATTCGCCCTATTGTCGCCCTCTATTTACTGAGCACGTTTTTTGCCGCCGTTGTTGCCGTGGTTTTCAGTCATTTAGTGCCTCAAACGCTAACGCTTGATGCTACAAACACTGACATTACGCCGCCGTCAGGTATTGTCGAGGTCCTGCGTGGACTATTGATGAGTATGGTCGCCAATCCGATTACCGCGCTGATGGAGGCAAACTATATCGGCATTCTGGTATGGGGTATTGGTTTAGGTCTCGCTTTTCGCCACAGCAGTGAAACCACGAAAAATCTACTCAACGATGCTTCCAATGCGGTAACTTGGGTCGTACGTATTGTTATCCGCTGTGCGCCCATCGGTATTTTTGGGTTGGTGGCATCGATTCTGGCATCAACCGGCTTTAATGTGCTCTGGAGTTATGCTCACCTGCTAACCCTGCTGATTGGTTGCATGCTGCTGATGGCGTTAGTCTTCAACCCAATGCTGGTCTTCTGGAAAACCCGACGTAATCCCTATCCACTGGTGTTTACCTGCCTGAGAGAAAGCGGCGTTACCGCATTTTTTACCCGCAGCTCGGCGGCGAATATTCCGGTTAATATGGCGTTGGCAAAACGTATGAATCTGGATGAGGATACCTATTCAGTTTCTATCCCACTGGGTGCAACCATCAGTATGGCCGGAGCATCAATTACCATCACCGTACTGACTCTTGCAGCAGTAAATACGCTGGGTATCAGCATAGATGTGCCGACGGCGATTTTGCTGAGCCTGGTCGCATCGCTGTGTGCCTGCGGCGCATCTGGCGTGGCGGGCGGCTCACTGTTATTGATCCCGGTAGCCTGCAATATGTTTGGGATTCCAAACGATGTGGCGATGCAGGTGGTTGCCGTCGGCTTTATTATCGGAGTACTGCAGGACTCGGCAGAAACTGCACTGAATTCTTCAACAGATATTCTGTTTACTGCCGCAGTATGTCTGGCAGAAGAGAACCGCCTGGCGGAAAAAGCCTGA
- a CDS encoding UxaA family hydrolase: MQRFIKLAADDNVAVALVDLAEGEIFILDNLQIQLLQAVTRGHKFALQPMVRGSTIVKYGQPIAHATCSVRPGERVHSHNAQTNLNRIEDYIYRPAQVLLPPHADDREVQLFRRASGDVGIRNELWILPTVGCVNGIARQIQQRFLEESDDAADIDGVHLFSHPFGCSQLGQDHENTRTILQSMVRHPNAGAVLVIGLGCENNQVEVFRDTLGKIEQDRVSFMVCQQQDDEVAAGLEQLRQLYQVMRKDRRRPGKLSELNFGLECGGSDGLSGITANPLLGHFSDYTIANGGTTVLTEVPEMFGAEHLLMDRCCDEEIFGKTVSMINDFKRYFIAHQQPIYENPSPGNKAGGITTLEEKSLGCTQKSGRSQVVDVLKYGERLTRRGLNLLSAPGNDAVATSALAAAGCHMVLFTTGRGTPYGGCVPTVKISTHHELAVKKPHWIDFDAGELIAGKEMPTLLHEFVDFIVDVANGRPVNNERNDFRELAIFKSGVTL, translated from the coding sequence ATGCAACGATTTATCAAACTAGCCGCGGATGACAATGTTGCGGTGGCATTGGTCGACCTGGCGGAAGGTGAGATATTCATCCTGGATAATTTGCAAATTCAGTTGCTACAGGCGGTGACGCGTGGCCATAAATTTGCCCTTCAGCCGATGGTGCGGGGATCAACGATCGTCAAATATGGTCAGCCGATCGCACATGCTACTTGTAGTGTGCGTCCGGGAGAGCGTGTCCATTCACATAATGCTCAGACCAACCTGAACAGAATTGAGGATTATATTTACCGGCCGGCGCAGGTGCTGTTGCCCCCCCATGCTGACGATCGCGAGGTACAGCTGTTTCGTCGTGCCAGCGGTGACGTTGGTATCCGTAATGAATTATGGATCCTGCCGACTGTCGGCTGTGTGAACGGCATCGCCCGTCAAATTCAGCAACGTTTTCTGGAGGAGAGTGATGATGCTGCTGATATTGACGGCGTACATCTCTTCAGCCATCCGTTTGGCTGCTCACAATTGGGACAGGATCATGAGAATACCCGCACGATATTGCAAAGCATGGTGCGACATCCTAATGCGGGGGCGGTACTGGTTATTGGTCTGGGTTGTGAAAATAACCAGGTCGAGGTTTTTCGCGATACTTTAGGCAAAATTGAACAAGATCGTGTGAGCTTTATGGTGTGCCAGCAACAAGATGATGAAGTAGCTGCGGGGCTTGAGCAATTGCGGCAACTTTATCAGGTGATGCGTAAGGATCGCCGGCGGCCAGGAAAACTGAGCGAACTCAACTTTGGCCTGGAGTGCGGTGGTTCTGACGGCCTTTCGGGTATTACCGCCAATCCGTTGCTTGGCCATTTTTCTGATTATACGATCGCTAATGGCGGTACCACCGTCCTGACCGAAGTGCCGGAAATGTTTGGTGCTGAGCATCTGTTGATGGATCGCTGCTGCGATGAAGAGATATTCGGGAAAACCGTCAGCATGATTAATGACTTCAAGCGCTATTTTATTGCTCATCAGCAGCCCATTTATGAAAATCCTTCGCCCGGTAATAAGGCGGGAGGAATTACAACGTTGGAAGAAAAGTCGCTGGGATGTACGCAAAAATCGGGTCGGAGTCAGGTTGTCGACGTGCTTAAGTATGGTGAACGCCTTACGCGGCGTGGTTTGAATTTATTGAGTGCGCCGGGCAATGATGCTGTGGCAACCAGCGCACTGGCTGCTGCTGGCTGTCACATGGTGCTATTCACTACCGGGCGTGGAACACCCTATGGGGGATGTGTTCCTACGGTGAAAATTTCTACTCACCATGAGCTGGCCGTGAAAAAGCCACACTGGATTGATTTTGATGCGGGTGAATTAATTGCGGGAAAAGAGATGCCGACCTTGCTTCACGAGTTTGTCGATTTCATTGTTGACGTCGCCAACGGCAGACCTGTGAACAATGAGCGCAATGATTTTCGTGAGCTGGCTATCTTTAAAAGCGGTGTCACCTTGTAA
- the uxaC gene encoding glucuronate isomerase: MAHFMTEDFLLESEFSRRLFHDYAADQPIFDYHCHLPPQQIAENTHFKNLYDIWLKGDHYKWRAMRANGVAESLCTGDASDRAKFDAWARTVPHTLGNPLYHWTHLELRRPFGITGTLLSETTAEQIWNQCNALLEQDDFTARGIMKQMNVKMVGTTDDPIDDLRHHARLAQAEDFQTKVLPSWRPDKAFNIESEGFAEYMQRLGSVADVAISRFSHLCSALTKRLDYFAEHGCKIADHALDVVLFAEADEPTLDAILARRLQGASLTENEIAQFKTAVLIWLAAEYTHRGWAQQYHIGALRNNNRRQLRLLGADVGFDSINDRPIAEPLSRLLDAQNRDNALPKTILYCLNPRDNEVVATMAGNFQCEGTPGKMQFGSAWWFNDQLDGMQRQLTQLAQIGLLSRFVGMLTDSRSFLSYTRHEYFRRLLCQMIGRWVEKGEAPADITLLGNMVKNICFNNAREYFAIEL; this comes from the coding sequence ATGGCCCATTTTATGACTGAAGATTTTTTACTGGAAAGTGAGTTTTCCCGTCGACTATTTCATGATTACGCAGCCGACCAGCCTATCTTTGATTATCACTGTCATTTGCCACCGCAACAAATTGCGGAAAATACGCATTTTAAAAACCTCTACGATATCTGGCTAAAGGGCGACCATTATAAATGGCGAGCGATGCGTGCGAACGGGGTAGCCGAATCGCTCTGCACTGGTGATGCCAGCGATCGTGCAAAGTTTGATGCCTGGGCGCGTACCGTGCCACATACGTTGGGAAACCCTCTTTATCACTGGACACACCTGGAGCTACGTAGGCCGTTTGGTATCACCGGTACGCTCTTGTCAGAAACAACGGCAGAACAAATCTGGAATCAGTGTAACGCGCTGCTGGAGCAGGATGACTTTACCGCTCGCGGTATTATGAAACAGATGAATGTGAAAATGGTGGGAACGACCGACGATCCCATTGATGACCTGCGTCATCATGCCAGGTTGGCGCAGGCTGAGGATTTTCAGACAAAAGTATTGCCAAGCTGGCGGCCTGATAAAGCCTTCAACATCGAATCGGAAGGATTTGCAGAGTATATGCAGCGGTTAGGTAGCGTAGCGGATGTCGCCATTTCCCGCTTTAGCCATCTTTGCAGCGCGCTGACTAAGCGTCTTGATTACTTTGCAGAACACGGATGTAAAATTGCCGACCATGCACTGGACGTCGTGCTGTTTGCCGAAGCGGATGAGCCAACGCTGGATGCGATTCTCGCGCGTCGTTTGCAGGGTGCAAGTCTAACGGAAAATGAAATTGCACAGTTCAAAACTGCCGTTCTGATTTGGCTGGCAGCGGAATATACACATCGTGGCTGGGCGCAGCAGTATCATATCGGTGCATTGAGAAACAATAATCGCCGACAGCTTCGCTTATTGGGCGCTGATGTGGGGTTTGATTCGATCAATGATCGTCCAATAGCCGAGCCGCTTTCGCGTCTGCTGGATGCACAAAACCGTGATAATGCATTGCCAAAAACGATTCTTTACTGCCTTAACCCGCGCGATAACGAAGTCGTTGCCACGATGGCCGGTAATTTTCAGTGCGAAGGGACCCCGGGGAAAATGCAGTTCGGTTCTGCGTGGTGGTTTAACGATCAGCTTGATGGCATGCAGCGACAACTAACTCAACTGGCACAGATTGGTTTACTGAGTCGCTTCGTCGGCATGTTAACCGATAGCCGTAGTTTTCTCTCTTATACTCGCCATGAATACTTTCGGCGTCTGTTATGCCAGATGATAGGGCGTTGGGTGGAAAAAGGAGAAGCCCCTGCGGATATCACGCTATTGGGAAACATGGTGAAAAATATCTGCTTCAACAATGCTCGGGAGTATTTCGCCATTGAACTGTAA
- the exuR gene encoding transcriptional regulator ExuR, translated as MGRIEPPRLYQQLAAELRLRLEAGHYSIGDKLPAERLLAEEKNVSRTVVREAMIMLEVEGYIAVRKGSGIHVVSLQQKNRTVPPEQLEFAQFGPFELLQARQLIESNVAEFAATQITREDIEQLMDIQSHARREDRFRDSEWDMKFHVLIAHATRNSALATIVEKLWLHRLSNPYWLKLHEHIDERSMMSWCDDHDAILKSLIRKDPAASKLAMWQHLENTRQMLFNATSEDFDFNVDRYMFSENPVISLNKAPVTE; from the coding sequence ATGGGACGGATCGAGCCACCCCGCCTTTATCAGCAACTGGCTGCCGAGTTGAGGTTGCGTCTTGAAGCGGGCCACTATTCTATCGGCGATAAGTTGCCTGCTGAGCGTCTCCTCGCTGAGGAGAAAAACGTTAGTCGTACGGTAGTTCGTGAAGCAATGATTATGCTTGAGGTAGAAGGTTACATCGCGGTACGCAAGGGCTCAGGTATTCACGTGGTTTCCCTTCAGCAAAAAAATCGCACCGTCCCCCCGGAACAACTGGAGTTTGCACAGTTTGGCCCATTCGAATTACTGCAGGCACGTCAGCTGATTGAAAGCAATGTGGCAGAGTTTGCGGCTACCCAAATTACGCGTGAAGATATTGAACAATTGATGGATATTCAGTCGCATGCGCGTCGCGAGGACCGCTTTCGCGACTCAGAATGGGATATGAAATTCCATGTTCTGATCGCCCATGCTACGCGGAATAGCGCGCTGGCAACGATAGTGGAAAAACTTTGGCTACACCGCCTCTCTAACCCTTATTGGCTCAAACTGCATGAGCATATTGATGAGCGATCAATGATGAGCTGGTGCGACGATCACGATGCCATATTGAAGTCGTTGATACGTAAAGACCCTGCTGCCAGCAAATTGGCTATGTGGCAACATCTGGAGAACACCCGACAGATGTTATTCAACGCCACGAGCGAAGATTTTGACTTTAATGTTGATCGCTATATGTTCAGCGAAAATCCGGTAATTTCTCTGAATAAAGCGCCCGTTACGGAATAA
- a CDS encoding DedA family protein — MDIMRALLHALWQQDFETLADPTLVWAIYGVLFMILFLENGLLPAAFLPGDSLLILVGVLIAKGTMNFPLTIFILTTAASLGCWVSYIQGKWLGNTDTVQKWLSHLPAQYHQRAHSLFHRHGLSALLIGRFIAFVRTLLPTIAGLSGLSNARFQFFNWVSALLWVVILTVLGFALGKTPIFRKYEDELMLCLMLLPLVLLVFGLIGSLYVLWRKKHGSGSEKGNS; from the coding sequence ATGGATATTATGAGAGCGTTGTTGCACGCACTGTGGCAACAAGATTTTGAAACTCTGGCCGACCCCACCCTTGTCTGGGCAATTTACGGCGTATTATTTATGATCCTGTTTCTGGAAAATGGGCTGCTTCCTGCGGCTTTTTTACCCGGAGATAGCTTGTTGATTCTGGTGGGTGTTTTGATCGCCAAAGGCACCATGAATTTCCCCCTCACTATTTTCATTCTGACGACAGCGGCAAGTCTGGGCTGCTGGGTTAGTTATATCCAGGGTAAATGGCTGGGCAATACCGATACGGTGCAAAAATGGTTATCACACCTGCCTGCGCAGTATCATCAGCGCGCCCACAGCCTGTTTCACCGACATGGGTTATCGGCACTGCTCATTGGCCGCTTTATCGCCTTCGTGCGTACCCTGCTGCCTACGATTGCCGGTCTTTCAGGCCTTAGCAATGCGCGTTTTCAGTTTTTTAATTGGGTCAGTGCTCTGCTGTGGGTTGTGATTCTGACGGTTCTGGGCTTTGCGCTGGGCAAAACCCCTATTTTTCGTAAGTACGAAGATGAGTTGATGCTTTGCCTGATGCTTCTACCATTGGTGTTGTTGGTATTTGGCCTGATAGGCTCACTGTATGTTCTTTGGCGCAAAAAACACGGTTCGGGTAGTGAGAAAGGGAATTCATAA
- the mzrA gene encoding EnvZ/OmpR regulon moderator MzrA, which translates to MTGQLKSAAGRRYLLPGLFLAALVLLALTMIPTLFRTETAVQIRTSHEGIALPDGFYIYQRLNAQGIQIKSITPDDDNALVIKFDSEEESLAAQKFLHTIFPNGFVIAQIDSPSSKYWITRLGRHHQSVG; encoded by the coding sequence ATGACCGGGCAATTAAAATCTGCAGCAGGACGCCGCTATTTGTTACCGGGGCTGTTTCTTGCCGCGCTGGTGTTACTGGCGCTGACGATGATACCGACGCTGTTTCGCACAGAAACAGCCGTACAAATTCGTACCTCGCATGAGGGCATTGCCTTACCGGACGGCTTCTATATTTACCAGCGCCTTAATGCCCAGGGCATTCAAATCAAGAGTATTACGCCTGATGATGATAATGCGCTTGTGATCAAATTTGATTCAGAAGAAGAGAGTCTGGCGGCTCAGAAGTTTCTGCATACTATTTTTCCTAATGGTTTTGTCATTGCGCAAATCGATTCTCCATCATCCAAATACTGGATTACGCGCCTCGGACGCCATCATCAATCGGTTGGCTAA
- a CDS encoding DUF1090 domain-containing protein: MKVLFTLCFGLFSLSSFVQAAEPLCAQKEQRIQQEIDFAKQHNNQRRVTGLERALTEARAGCTDAGLTAAHQEKIKEHQQEVARRERDLKEAQDKGDSDKIAKREKKLTEARKELKTIEAAPY; this comes from the coding sequence ATGAAAGTTCTTTTCACTCTCTGTTTTGGCCTTTTCTCTCTCTCCAGTTTTGTTCAGGCAGCTGAGCCGCTCTGTGCACAGAAGGAACAGCGTATCCAGCAAGAAATTGATTTTGCTAAACAGCATAATAATCAACGCCGTGTTACGGGTCTGGAGCGCGCGCTCACGGAGGCTCGCGCGGGTTGTACCGATGCAGGGCTGACCGCCGCACATCAGGAAAAGATCAAAGAGCACCAGCAGGAAGTGGCGAGACGGGAACGTGACTTGAAAGAAGCTCAGGATAAAGGTGACAGCGATAAAATCGCTAAACGAGAGAAGAAGCTGACTGAAGCACGCAAGGAATTGAAAACAATAGAAGCAGCACCATATTAA
- a CDS encoding DUF883 family protein: protein MSKDTTSEHLRAELKNLADTLEEVLSTSTDKSKSELDKLRSKARAALDESRHRLGESGERIAQGTREAADRADDYVRQNPWHGVGIGAAVGVVLGILLTRR from the coding sequence ATGTCAAAAGATACCACTTCAGAACATTTGCGCGCTGAATTAAAAAATCTGGCAGATACGCTGGAAGAGGTGCTGAGCACATCAACGGATAAGTCTAAATCAGAGCTGGATAAGCTACGCAGCAAAGCGCGTGCCGCGCTGGATGAGTCGCGTCACCGTCTAGGCGAGTCTGGTGAACGCATTGCCCAGGGTACCCGTGAAGCAGCCGATCGGGCGGATGATTACGTTCGTCAGAATCCATGGCACGGTGTAGGTATCGGAGCCGCCGTTGGCGTGGTGTTAGGCATCCTGCTGACGCGTCGTTAA
- a CDS encoding phage holin family protein codes for MANTQQSHGPGKGVINTGQRIITTLVGMVETRVRLAVVELEEEKANLIQMLMMVGLTMLFTAFGLMSLMVLIIWAVDVQYRLMAIAITTGVLFALALIFGLWTLGKSRKSTLLRATRKELETDRQLLEGDDA; via the coding sequence ATGGCGAATACTCAGCAGAGCCACGGCCCCGGCAAAGGGGTCATTAATACCGGGCAACGCATCATTACCACACTCGTTGGTATGGTTGAAACTCGCGTACGGCTGGCAGTGGTCGAGCTTGAGGAAGAAAAGGCCAATCTGATTCAGATGTTGATGATGGTTGGTCTGACGATGCTGTTTACCGCTTTTGGCTTGATGAGTCTGATGGTGTTGATCATCTGGGCGGTAGATGTACAGTATCGTTTAATGGCGATTGCCATCACCACTGGCGTGCTCTTTGCGCTGGCGTTGATTTTCGGCCTGTGGACGCTTGGTAAATCACGGAAGTCAACGTTATTACGAGCAACACGCAAAGAGCTGGAGACAGACCGTCAATTGCTTGAGGGCGATGACGCATGA
- a CDS encoding YqjK-like family protein, which translates to MSRREREQRKAELLGIVQQQRLDMTAARRDWLTTTARYDHGWLTLLSLRRYLVIGSSAMAIWSVRNPSFLLRWAKRGFGAWSTWRLIKKNLPQR; encoded by the coding sequence ATGAGCCGCCGCGAACGCGAGCAGCGTAAAGCCGAACTGTTAGGCATTGTTCAACAACAGCGGCTGGACATGACTGCGGCTCGCCGCGATTGGCTGACGACAACCGCACGCTACGATCATGGCTGGCTTACGTTGCTGAGTTTGCGGCGTTATCTGGTTATTGGTAGCAGCGCAATGGCCATCTGGTCTGTGCGTAACCCCAGTTTTCTACTGCGCTGGGCAAAACGTGGTTTTGGAGCCTGGAGCACGTGGCGACTGATCAAAAAAAATCTACCTCAACGATAG
- a CDS encoding DoxX family protein has protein sequence MKKLEDTGLLIARILLPILFITAGWGKITGYAGTQQYMESMGVPGFFLPLTILLEFGGGLAVLFGFLTRTTALFTAGFTLLTALIFHSNFTEGMNQLMFMKNLSIAGGFLLLAVSGPGAFSIDRALNKKW, from the coding sequence ATGAAAAAATTAGAAGACACTGGATTGTTGATTGCACGTATTTTGCTGCCCATTCTGTTTATTACTGCTGGCTGGGGGAAAATTACCGGTTATGCAGGAACACAACAGTATATGGAATCCATGGGTGTTCCCGGCTTTTTTCTGCCACTAACTATTCTGCTTGAGTTTGGTGGCGGCCTGGCCGTACTGTTTGGCTTCCTGACACGCACGACTGCACTCTTTACCGCTGGCTTCACACTGCTCACTGCACTGATTTTTCACAGTAACTTCACTGAAGGCATGAATCAGCTGATGTTTATGAAAAATTTGAGCATTGCGGGCGGCTTCCTGCTGCTGGCCGTTAGCGGCCCTGGTGCTTTCAGCATTGACCGCGCTCTGAATAAAAAATGGTAA
- a CDS encoding glutathione S-transferase family protein yields the protein MGQLIDGVWHDKWYDTAANGGHFKRSESKFRHWITPEGDAGPEGNSGFRAERDRYHLYVSLACPWAHRTLLMRKLKGLENIVPVSVVHPLMLEHGWTFEDDFPGTTGDSLYQNEFLYQLYLHADKSYSGRVTVPVLWDKQQNTIVSNESADIMRMFNSAFDAVGARAGDYYPAELREQIDEINHWVYDCVNNGVYKSGFATSQEAYDEAVSVLFNALDRLEKILGQQRYLTGDRLTEADLRLWTTLVRFDPVYVTHFKCDKHRIGDSLNLHGFLREIYQIPGIAETVNLEHIRHHYYRSHKTINPSGVISLGPAFNWNEPHGRDRL from the coding sequence ATGGGACAACTGATCGACGGAGTCTGGCACGATAAATGGTACGATACGGCCGCGAACGGAGGGCACTTCAAGCGTTCAGAATCGAAGTTCCGCCATTGGATCACACCAGAGGGCGACGCTGGCCCTGAGGGTAACAGCGGCTTTCGTGCCGAACGTGACCGTTACCATTTATACGTCTCGCTGGCGTGCCCCTGGGCACACCGCACGTTACTGATGCGTAAGCTCAAAGGGCTTGAAAATATCGTTCCCGTTTCCGTTGTACACCCATTGATGTTAGAACATGGCTGGACGTTTGAAGACGACTTTCCCGGCACCACTGGCGATAGCTTGTACCAGAATGAGTTCCTGTATCAGCTCTATCTGCATGCTGATAAAAGCTATTCTGGTCGAGTGACGGTGCCGGTACTGTGGGATAAACAGCAAAATACCATCGTCAGTAATGAATCCGCCGATATCATGCGCATGTTTAATTCTGCCTTTGACGCGGTGGGCGCTCGGGCCGGGGATTACTATCCTGCTGAGCTGCGCGAACAGATTGATGAGATCAATCACTGGGTCTACGATTGCGTCAATAACGGGGTTTATAAAAGCGGCTTTGCCACCTCACAGGAAGCCTATGACGAAGCGGTTAGCGTTCTGTTTAACGCGCTGGATCGGCTGGAAAAAATCCTGGGGCAGCAGCGTTATCTCACTGGCGATCGCTTAACTGAAGCCGATTTACGCTTGTGGACCACGTTGGTGCGTTTCGATCCCGTCTACGTTACACATTTTAAATGCGATAAACACCGAATCGGCGACTCTCTGAATTTACATGGTTTTCTGCGTGAGATTTATCAGATACCGGGCATCGCTGAAACGGTCAATCTCGAACACATCCGCCATCACTATTATCGAAGCCACAAAACCATCAATCCCAGCGGGGTGATTTCGCTTGGTCCGGCCTTCAACTGGAATGAACCGCACGGGCGCGATCGTCTCTAA